The following proteins are encoded in a genomic region of Mustela erminea isolate mMusErm1 chromosome 3, mMusErm1.Pri, whole genome shotgun sequence:
- the TSPAN17 gene encoding tetraspanin-17 — protein sequence MPGKHQHFQEPEVGCCGKYFLFGFNIVFWVLGALFLAIGLWAWGEKGVLSNISALTDLGGLDPVWLFVVVGGVMSVLGFAGCIGALRENTFLLKFFSVFLGLIFFLELATGILAFVFKDWIRDQLNFFINNNVKAYRDDIDLQNLIDFAQEYWSCCGARGPNDWNLNIYFNCTDLNPSRERCGVPFSCCVRDPAEDVLNTQCGYDVRLKLELEQQGSIHTKGCVGQFEKWLQDNLIVVAGVFVGIALLQIFGICLAQNLVSDIKAVKANWIKHDDGYKLLK from the exons ATGCCGGGCAAGCACCAGCACTTCCAGGAACCCGAGGTCGGCTGCTGCGGGAAATACTTCCTGTTTGGCTTCAACATTGTTTTCTGG GTGCTGGGAGCCCTGTTCCTGGCCATCGGCCTGTGGGCCTGGGGTGAGAAG GGTGTTCTCTCCAACATCTCTGCGCTGACCGATCTGGGAGGCCTCGACCCTGTGTGGCTGTTTGTAGTGGTTGGAGGCGTCATGTCGGTGCTGGGCTTTGCTGGCTGCATCGGGGCCCTCCGGGAGAACACTTTCCTGCTCAAGTTT ttctCAGTGTTCCTTGGCCTCATCTTCTTCCTGGAGCTGGCAACAGGGATCCTGGCCTTTGTATTCAAGGACTGGATTCGAGACCAGCTCAATTTCTTCATTAACAACAACGTCAAGGCCTATCGGGATGACATTGACCTCCAGAACCTCATTGACTTTGCTCAGGAATAT TGGTCTTGCTGCGGAGCCCGAGGGCCTAATGACTGGAACCTCAATATCTATTTCAACTGCACTGACTTGAACCCGAGCCGAGAGCGCTGCGGGGTGCCCTTCTCCTGCTGTGTCAGGGATCCTGCG GAAGATGTCCTCAACACCCAGTGTGGCTATGATGTCCGGCTCAAACTG GAGCTGGAGCAGCAAGGCTCCATACACACCAAAGGCTGTGTGGGCCAGTTTGAGAAGTGGCTGCAGGACAACCTGATCGTTGTGGCTGGGGTCTTTGTGGGCATCGCTCTCCTCCAG ATCTTTGGTATCTGCCTGGCCCAGAACCTTGTGAGTGACATCAAGGCAGTGAAGGCCAACTG GATCAAACATGATGATGGCTACAAActactcaaataa
- the EIF4E1B gene encoding eukaryotic translation initiation factor 4E type 1B: MAATSPAREAEGEIRKCGEKEEKKEEKEGSAGPVLMAEGALNPSGALLSQRRKAQDGGPQGVKLELHPLLNRWALWFFKNDRSRAWQDNLHLVTKFDTVEDFWAMYSHIQLASKLSSGCDYALFKDGIEPMWEDSRNKRGGRWLVSLAKQQRHSELDRLWLETLLCLIGESFEEHSREVCGAVINIRTKGDKIAVWTREAENQAGVLHIGQVYKERLGLSTKIVIGYQAHADTATKSNSLTKNKFVV; encoded by the exons ATGGCCGCCACCAGCCCT GCCAGAGAGGCTGAGGGTGAAATCCGAAAGTgcggggagaaggaggagaaaaaggaagagaaagaggggtcAGCAGGGCCGGTCTTGATGGCAGAGGGGGCTCTGAATCCCTCCGGGGCCCTGCtgtcccagaggaggaaggcccAGGATGGGGGCCCCCAGGGGGTCAAGTTGGAGTTACACCCACTGCTGAACAG gtgGGCTCTGTGGTTCTTCAAGAATGACCGCAGCCGAGCCTGGCAGGATAACCTGCATCTGGTCACCAAGTTTGACACTGTGGAGGACTTCTGGGC AATGTACAGTCACATCCAGCTGGCCAGTAAGCTCTCTTCCGGCTGTGACTACGCCCTGTTCAAG GATGGCATTGAGCCCATGTGGGAGGACAGTAGGAATAAGAGGGGTGGCCGCTGGCTGGTCAGTCTCGCCAAGCAGCAGCGCCACAGCGAGCTGGACCGCCTGTGGCTGGAGACT CTGCTGTGCCTGATCGGGGAGAGCTTCGAGGAGCACAGCCGGGAGGTGTGTGGGGCTGTCATCAACATCCGAACCAAGGGGGACAAGATCGCCGTGTGGACGAGGGAGGCAGAGAACCAGGCGGGCGTGCTGCACATTGG GCAGGTCTACAAAGAGCGTCTGGGCCTCTCCACAAAGATCGTCATTGGGTATCAAGCCCACGCAGACACAGCCACCAAGAGCAACTCCCTAACTAAGAATAAGTTTGTGGTGTGA